In the Flavobacterium acetivorans genome, one interval contains:
- a CDS encoding acyl-CoA dehydrogenase family protein, with protein sequence MDSVYFTEEHQLFRESLKDFLHKEVVPHIEKWEKTGTIERFIWKKFGEMGFLGIRYPEVYGGLNLDLFYTVIFLEELQKIKSAGFAAAMWAHSYLAMTHLNAEGDERIKQDYLAPSIAGDKIGALCITEPFGGSDVAGMRTTAVKKGDKYVINGSKTFITNGVYGDYYVVAAKTSPELGNKGISMFLMDSNLKGISATKLDKLGWRASDTAEIAFDNVEIPLENLMGEEGKGFPYIMQHFALERLIMAINAHARAEYAIDYTIGYMSQREAFGKTIDKFQALRHTLVEHATDVEHCKVFNYAAVARLDKGEYVVKEATMAKLKSTKVADETIYSCLQMLGGYGYMEEYPLARLFRDSRLGPIGGGTSEILKEILSKMIIDKQNYKPAVK encoded by the coding sequence ATGGATTCAGTTTATTTCACGGAAGAACATCAATTATTTAGAGAGAGTTTAAAAGATTTTTTGCATAAAGAAGTTGTACCTCATATTGAAAAATGGGAAAAAACAGGTACAATAGAGCGTTTTATATGGAAAAAGTTTGGTGAAATGGGTTTTTTAGGAATACGCTATCCTGAGGTTTATGGTGGGTTGAATTTGGATTTATTCTATACGGTTATTTTTCTAGAAGAGCTTCAAAAAATAAAATCTGCTGGTTTTGCTGCTGCTATGTGGGCGCATTCTTATTTAGCGATGACGCATTTAAATGCTGAAGGTGACGAGCGAATTAAGCAAGACTATTTAGCGCCAAGTATAGCTGGTGATAAAATAGGAGCTTTGTGTATTACAGAGCCTTTTGGTGGTAGTGATGTTGCAGGGATGAGAACAACGGCTGTTAAAAAAGGAGATAAATATGTTATTAACGGCTCTAAAACTTTTATTACAAATGGTGTTTATGGAGATTATTATGTAGTTGCTGCAAAAACAAGTCCAGAGCTGGGAAATAAAGGGATAAGTATGTTTTTGATGGATAGTAATCTCAAAGGGATTTCAGCTACCAAATTAGATAAATTAGGTTGGAGAGCTTCGGATACAGCCGAAATCGCATTTGATAATGTAGAAATACCTCTAGAGAATTTAATGGGAGAAGAAGGAAAGGGTTTTCCTTATATTATGCAGCATTTTGCTTTAGAGCGCTTGATTATGGCTATAAATGCCCATGCAAGAGCGGAGTATGCTATTGATTATACAATAGGATATATGTCGCAACGCGAAGCATTTGGTAAAACAATAGATAAGTTTCAGGCATTAAGGCATACATTAGTAGAGCACGCAACGGATGTTGAGCATTGCAAGGTGTTTAATTATGCCGCTGTAGCGCGATTGGATAAAGGGGAGTATGTGGTTAAGGAGGCTACCATGGCTAAATTGAAGTCTACAAAAGTGGCCGATGAAACCATTTATAGTTGTCTGCAAATGTTGGGTGGTTATGGTTATATGGAAGAATATCCTTTAGCACGTTTGTTTAGAGATAGTCGTTTGGGGCCAATTGGCGGAGGAACTTCGGAAATTCTTAAAGAGATTCTTTCGAAAATGATTATTGATAAACAAAATTATAAGCCAGCCGTGAAATAA
- the rpsU gene encoding 30S ribosomal protein S21, with product MLIIPIKDGENIDRALKRYKRKFDKTGTVRQLRARTAFIKPSVKNRIKIQKAAYIQNMKDNLEN from the coding sequence ATGTTAATTATACCAATTAAAGACGGAGAAAATATCGATAGAGCATTAAAGCGCTATAAAAGAAAATTTGATAAAACAGGAACTGTTCGTCAGTTAAGAGCACGTACTGCTTTTATTAAGCCTTCTGTGAAAAATAGAATTAAGATCCAGAAAGCAGCTTATATTCAAAACATGAAAGATAACTTAGAGAACTAG
- a CDS encoding tyrosine-type recombinase/integrase, whose product MSSILIAFRDYLEKEKKYSQHTVNAYLNDLASFQSFNEICFGQDDLEKVVYSQIRSWIVSLVDNGMSNASINRKIASLKAFYKFLLKIKRIEVSPLLKHKALKTAKKLQIPFSEKEVDAVLAGASVLVGFEEVRNKLIIDLFYTTGIRRTELIHLGVNAVDFSNNTIKVLGKRNKERLLPVLSVVMDQFLLYVKEKALLGISEDCGYFFTTKKGLKLSDSFVYRLINSYFSTVSEKVKKSPHILRHTFATHLLNNGADLNSVKELLGHSSLASTQIYTHSSLSELKKIYEEAHPRNR is encoded by the coding sequence ATGAGTTCCATTTTAATTGCATTCAGGGATTATTTAGAGAAGGAGAAGAAATATTCTCAGCACACTGTGAATGCGTATTTGAATGATTTGGCAAGTTTTCAGTCTTTTAATGAGATTTGTTTTGGTCAGGATGATTTAGAAAAAGTGGTGTATTCTCAAATTAGGAGTTGGATAGTTTCATTGGTTGATAATGGAATGTCGAATGCCTCTATTAATAGAAAAATAGCATCTTTAAAAGCTTTTTATAAGTTTCTATTAAAAATCAAGCGGATAGAGGTTAGTCCGCTACTTAAGCACAAAGCATTAAAAACGGCAAAAAAACTGCAGATACCTTTTTCAGAGAAAGAAGTGGATGCGGTCTTGGCTGGAGCTTCGGTTTTAGTTGGTTTTGAAGAGGTGAGGAATAAGTTGATAATTGACTTGTTTTATACTACGGGTATACGAAGGACGGAATTGATTCATTTAGGGGTTAATGCAGTTGATTTTTCGAATAACACAATAAAGGTTCTTGGTAAGAGAAATAAAGAAAGGTTGCTTCCTGTTTTGTCTGTTGTGATGGATCAGTTTTTGTTATATGTTAAGGAGAAGGCTCTGTTGGGAATTAGTGAGGATTGTGGTTATTTTTTTACAACAAAAAAAGGATTAAAATTGAGTGATTCTTTTGTGTATCGGTTAATAAATTCTTACTTTAGTACTGTCTCGGAAAAGGTAAAAAAAAGTCCGCATATTTTAAGACATACGTTTGCGACTCATTTATTAAATAACGGGGCAGATTTGAATTCGGTAAAAGAATTATTAGGTCATTCTAGTTTGGCTTCAACGCAAATTTATACGCACAGTAGTTTGTCTGAGTTGAAAAAGATTTATGAAGAGGCGCATCCAAGGAATAGATAA
- the hpf gene encoding ribosome hibernation-promoting factor, HPF/YfiA family, with protein sequence MKVNVHAVNFTVDGKLVDYVQERMDKLEKYYDKVVSSDVYLKVEKTSDKENKLVEVKVNVPGDDFLVKKQCKTFEEAIELSAESLERLLVKRKEKIRTHI encoded by the coding sequence ATGAAGGTAAATGTTCATGCGGTTAACTTTACTGTTGACGGGAAATTAGTGGATTATGTTCAAGAGAGAATGGATAAGCTGGAAAAGTATTATGATAAGGTGGTCTCGTCAGATGTCTATTTGAAGGTGGAAAAGACGAGTGATAAAGAGAATAAGCTTGTTGAGGTAAAGGTTAATGTTCCGGGGGATGATTTTCTGGTAAAAAAACAATGTAAAACTTTTGAGGAGGCAATCGAATTGTCGGCAGAATCCTTGGAGAGATTGCTGGTAAAAAGAAAAGAAAAAATAAGAACACATATATAA
- the tuf gene encoding elongation factor Tu: protein MAKETFNRSKPHLNIGTIGHVDHGKTTLTAAITKVLSDAGYCQAKSFDQIDNAPEEKERGITINTSHVEYETANRHYAHVDCPGHADYVKNMVTGAAQMDGAILVVAATDGPMPQTREHILLGRQVGIPRIVVFMNKVDMVDDEELLELVEMEIRDLLSFYEYDGDNCPVIQGSALGGLNNDPAWVPKILELMDAVDAWIEEPVRDVAKPFLMPVEDVFTITGRGTVATGRIETGVANTGDAVEIIGMGAEKLTSTITGVEMFRKILDRGEAGDNVGLLLRGIDKESIKRGMVIIKPGSVKPHATFKAEVYILKKEEGGRHTPFHNNYRPQFYVRTTDVTGVITLPEGVEMVMPGDNLTINVALLSPIAMNVGLRFAIREGGRTVGAGQVTEIVA, encoded by the coding sequence ATGGCAAAAGAAACCTTTAACCGTTCGAAACCACACTTAAATATTGGTACGATCGGACACGTAGATCATGGAAAAACTACATTAACTGCTGCGATAACTAAAGTGTTATCTGATGCAGGTTACTGTCAAGCAAAATCATTTGATCAAATTGATAATGCTCCTGAAGAAAAAGAAAGAGGTATTACAATTAATACATCACACGTTGAGTATGAAACTGCTAACCGTCACTATGCGCACGTTGACTGTCCTGGTCACGCGGATTACGTAAAGAACATGGTTACTGGAGCTGCTCAAATGGATGGGGCTATTCTTGTTGTAGCTGCTACTGACGGACCAATGCCACAAACACGTGAGCATATCCTTTTAGGTCGTCAAGTAGGTATTCCTAGAATTGTTGTATTCATGAATAAAGTGGATATGGTTGATGATGAGGAATTGTTAGAGCTTGTTGAAATGGAAATCAGAGACTTATTGTCTTTCTATGAATATGATGGGGATAATTGTCCTGTAATTCAAGGTTCTGCTTTAGGAGGATTGAATAATGATCCAGCTTGGGTACCAAAAATTCTTGAATTGATGGATGCTGTTGATGCTTGGATTGAAGAGCCTGTTAGAGATGTTGCGAAACCTTTCTTGATGCCGGTTGAGGATGTATTTACAATTACAGGTCGTGGAACTGTTGCTACAGGTCGTATCGAAACTGGTGTTGCTAATACAGGTGATGCGGTTGAAATTATTGGTATGGGGGCTGAGAAATTGACTTCTACTATTACTGGAGTTGAGATGTTCCGTAAAATCCTTGATAGAGGTGAAGCTGGAGATAACGTAGGTTTGTTGTTGAGAGGTATTGATAAAGAATCTATCAAAAGAGGAATGGTTATCATTAAGCCAGGATCTGTGAAGCCACACGCTACTTTTAAAGCTGAGGTTTATATCTTGAAAAAAGAAGAAGGTGGACGTCATACTCCATTCCATAATAACTACCGTCCACAGTTCTACGTACGTACAACTGACGTAACTGGAGTTATTACTTTGCCAGAAGGTGTAGAGATGGTTATGCCAGGAGATAACTTAACTATTAATGTAGCTTTGTTAAGCCCGATTGCAATGAATGTAGGTTTACGTTTTGCTATCCGTGAAGGTGGTAGAACTGTAGGTGCAGGTCAGGTAACTGAGATTGTAGCATAA
- the secE gene encoding preprotein translocase subunit SecE, giving the protein MAKIVNYISEAFEELKSNVTWPVWAEVQKLTIVVAVFSVLFALATWGVDEFFTKALAGFFNWIKA; this is encoded by the coding sequence ATGGCAAAAATTGTTAATTACATATCAGAGGCATTTGAAGAATTGAAATCAAATGTGACTTGGCCTGTTTGGGCAGAAGTTCAAAAACTTACGATTGTTGTTGCTGTTTTTTCGGTATTATTCGCTTTGGCAACATGGGGAGTGGATGAGTTTTTTACAAAAGCATTAGCTGGATTTTTTAACTGGATAAAAGCTTAA
- the nusG gene encoding transcription termination/antitermination protein NusG, which translates to MTDSSIKKWYVVRAVSGQENKVKAYIETEISRLGMEDFVSQVLVPTEKVVTVKEGKKIVKDKVYFPGYVMIEANLIGEIPHIIKSITSVIGFLGETKGGEPVPLRISEVNRMLGKVDELAVNTDTRSIPFNVGETVKVIDGPFNGFNGTVEKINEEKRKLEVMVKIFGRKTPLELSFMQVEKV; encoded by the coding sequence ATGACAGATAGTAGTATAAAAAAGTGGTATGTCGTTCGAGCGGTAAGTGGTCAGGAAAATAAGGTAAAAGCTTATATTGAAACAGAAATCTCTAGATTAGGGATGGAAGATTTTGTTTCTCAAGTTTTGGTTCCTACTGAGAAAGTAGTTACTGTAAAAGAGGGAAAGAAGATTGTTAAGGATAAAGTTTATTTTCCGGGTTATGTTATGATTGAGGCTAACCTTATTGGAGAAATTCCACATATTATTAAGTCTATAACAAGTGTTATTGGTTTTTTAGGTGAAACTAAAGGTGGTGAGCCTGTTCCGTTAAGGATTTCCGAAGTAAATAGAATGTTAGGAAAAGTAGATGAGTTAGCTGTGAATACTGATACTCGTTCAATTCCTTTCAATGTTGGTGAAACGGTTAAGGTTATTGATGGTCCTTTTAATGGTTTCAATGGAACTGTTGAGAAAATCAATGAAGAAAAGCGTAAACTGGAAGTAATGGTTAAGATTTTCGGAAGAAAGACTCCATTAGAGTTGAGTTTTATGCAAGTTGAAAAAGTATAA
- the rplK gene encoding 50S ribosomal protein L11 — MAKEISKVVKLQVKGGAANPSPPVGPALGAAGVNIMEFCKQFNARTQDKAGKICPVQITVYKDKSFDFVVKTPPAAVQLMEAAKLKSGSGEPNRRKVASVTWEQIRTIAEDKMPDLNAFTIEKAMSMVAGTARSMGITVSGDAPF, encoded by the coding sequence ATGGCTAAAGAAATTAGTAAAGTAGTTAAACTACAAGTTAAGGGAGGTGCTGCGAATCCGTCGCCACCGGTTGGACCTGCTTTAGGAGCTGCTGGTGTTAATATCATGGAGTTCTGTAAGCAATTTAATGCTAGAACACAAGATAAAGCCGGCAAAATATGCCCAGTGCAAATTACTGTGTATAAAGACAAATCATTCGATTTTGTTGTAAAAACTCCTCCTGCGGCCGTTCAGTTAATGGAAGCTGCGAAGCTTAAATCTGGTTCTGGTGAGCCTAATCGTAGAAAAGTAGCAAGTGTTACTTGGGAACAAATTAGAACTATTGCTGAAGACAAAATGCCGGACTTAAATGCTTTCACTATTGAGAAAGCTATGAGTATGGTTGCTGGAACAGCTAGATCTATGGGTATAACTGTATCAGGAGACGCTCCTTTTTAA
- the rplA gene encoding 50S ribosomal protein L1 — protein sequence MAKLTKKQKEAASKIEKNKLYSLKDAAALIKVIASAKFDESVDIAVRLGVDPRKANQMVRGVVTLPHGTGKDVKVLALVTPDKEAEALAAGADYVGLDDYLQKIKDGWTDVDVIITMPAVMGKLGPLGRILGPRGLMPNPKTGTVTMDVAKAVTEVKAGKIDFKVDKTGIVHAGIGKVSFGAEQIYDNAHEIIQTLIKLKPTAAKGTYIKGIHLTSTMSPAIALDPKAV from the coding sequence ATGGCAAAATTGACAAAAAAGCAAAAAGAGGCTGCTTCAAAAATTGAAAAGAACAAACTATACTCTTTGAAAGATGCAGCTGCATTAATCAAAGTGATAGCTTCTGCAAAATTTGATGAGTCTGTTGATATCGCAGTACGTTTGGGTGTAGATCCAAGAAAAGCGAATCAAATGGTTAGAGGTGTGGTAACATTACCTCATGGAACTGGTAAAGATGTTAAAGTATTAGCATTAGTTACTCCAGATAAAGAAGCGGAAGCTTTGGCAGCTGGTGCAGACTATGTAGGTCTTGATGACTATTTACAAAAGATAAAAGACGGTTGGACAGATGTTGATGTAATTATCACTATGCCTGCTGTTATGGGTAAATTAGGTCCATTAGGTCGTATTTTAGGACCTAGAGGTTTAATGCCTAACCCTAAAACAGGTACTGTAACTATGGATGTTGCAAAAGCTGTAACAGAGGTAAAAGCTGGTAAAATTGACTTTAAAGTTGATAAAACCGGTATCGTACATGCAGGAATTGGTAAGGTTTCTTTTGGAGCTGAGCAAATTTATGACAATGCACACGAAATTATTCAAACATTAATCAAACTTAAACCAACTGCTGCTAAAGGTACCTATATTAAAGGTATTCACCTTACAAGCACTATGAGTCCGGCAATTGCATTGGACCCTAAAGCAGTATAA
- the rplJ gene encoding 50S ribosomal protein L10 → MTREEKSIAIEDLTAQLAGTNIVYVADISGLNAETTSNLRRACFKAGVKLEVIKNTLLAKAMEASDNSYGELPSVLVGNSAIFISDVANAPGKIIKDFRKKSALPILKGAYINAEVYIGDDQLDALATIKSKEELLGELIGLLQSPAQRIISALQNKFAGEEQAEEA, encoded by the coding sequence ATGACTAGAGAAGAAAAATCAATCGCGATTGAAGATTTAACTGCACAGTTAGCTGGTACAAATATTGTTTATGTAGCAGATATTTCTGGACTAAATGCAGAAACAACTTCAAACTTGAGAAGAGCTTGTTTTAAAGCAGGTGTGAAATTAGAGGTTATTAAGAACACTTTGCTTGCAAAAGCAATGGAAGCTTCTGACAATAGTTATGGTGAATTGCCTTCAGTTCTTGTAGGTAACAGTGCTATATTTATTTCAGATGTGGCTAATGCACCTGGGAAAATAATTAAAGATTTCCGTAAAAAATCGGCTTTGCCAATTTTGAAAGGAGCTTATATAAATGCTGAAGTTTATATTGGAGATGATCAATTAGATGCGTTAGCAACTATCAAATCTAAAGAAGAACTTCTTGGTGAACTTATTGGATTACTTCAATCACCAGCACAAAGAATTATTTCTGCACTTCAAAACAAATTTGCTGGAGAAGAGCAAGCTGAGGAAGCATAA
- the rplL gene encoding 50S ribosomal protein L7/L12 codes for MADLKQFAEQLVNLTVKEVNELATILKDEYGIEPAAAAVVVAAGGADGAAEEAQTEFTVVLKEAGSSKLAVVKLVKELTGLGLKEAKDVVDGAPSNVKEGVSKEEAEGLKKSLEEAGAVVELK; via the coding sequence ATGGCAGATTTGAAACAATTCGCAGAACAATTAGTTAATTTAACTGTAAAAGAAGTTAACGAATTAGCAACAATATTAAAAGATGAGTACGGAATCGAACCAGCTGCTGCAGCTGTAGTAGTTGCTGCTGGTGGTGCTGATGGTGCTGCAGAAGAAGCTCAAACTGAATTTACAGTAGTATTAAAAGAAGCTGGTTCTTCTAAATTAGCTGTTGTGAAATTGGTAAAAGAACTTACAGGTTTAGGTTTGAAAGAAGCTAAAGATGTAGTTGATGGAGCTCCATCTAATGTTAAAGAAGGTGTATCTAAAGAAGAGGCAGAAGGTCTTAAAAAATCTTTAGAAGAAGCTGGAGCTGTAGTTGAGCTTAAATAG
- the rpoB gene encoding DNA-directed RNA polymerase subunit beta: protein MITNQTERLNFASTKNIPNYPDFLDVQVKSFQDFFQLETKSDERGNEGLYNTFMENFPITDTRNNFVLEFLDYFVDPPRYTIQECIERGLTHSVPLKARLKLYCTDPEHEDFETIVQDVYLGTIPYMTPSGTFVINGAERVVVSQLHRSPGVFFGQSFHANGTKLYSARVIPFKGSWIEFSTDINSVMYAYIDRKKKLPVTTLFRAIGFERDKDILEIFDLAEEIKVSKTGLKKYIGRKLAARVLNTWHEDFVDEDTGEVVSIERNEIILDRDTIIDKDNVEEIIDSNVKSILLHKEDANQADYAIIHNTLQKDPTNSEKEAVEHIYRQLRNAEPPDEETARGIIDKLFFSDQRYNLGEVGRYRMNKKLGLDIPMEKQVLTKEDIITIVKYLIELINAKADIDDIDHLSNRRVRTVGEQLSQQFGVGLARMARTIRERMNVRDNEVFTPIDLINAKTLSSVINSFFGTNQLSQFMDQTNPLAEITHKRRLSALGPGGLSRERAGFEVRDVHYTHYGRLCPIETPEGPNIGLISSLGVYAKVNGMGFIETPYRKVTNGVVDLDSTPIYLSAEEEEGMLIAQANIEMDNSGKIIAENVIARQEGDFPVIDPAKVDYTDVAPNQIASISASLIPFLEHDDANRALMGSNMMRQAVPLIRPEAPIVGTGLERQVASDSRVLINAEGHGVIEYVDANIITIKYDRSEEERMVSFESDEKTYNLIKFRKTNQGTSINLKPIVRKGDRVVPGQVLSEGYATQNGELALGRNLKVAFMPWKGYNFEDAIVISEKVVRDDIFTSIHVDDYSLEVRDTKLGNEELTNDIPNVSEEATKDLDENGMIRIGAEVKPGDILIGKITPKGESDPTPEEKLLRAIFGDKAGDVKDASLKASPSLHGVVLDKKLFARAVKDKRKRTQDKDALGALEMEFEVKFVELKDRLVEKLFLIVNGKTSQGVMNDLGEEVLPKGKKYTQKMLYAVEDFAHLSKGQWVADDATNKMVNDLIHNYKIKLNDLQGALRREKFTITVGDELPSGILKLAKVYIAKKRKLKVGDKMAGRHGNKGIVARIVRHEDMPFLEDGTPVDIVLNPLGVPSRMNIGQIYETVLGWAGMNLGRKFATPIFDGASLDQINELTDEAGVPRFGHTHLYDGGTGERFHQAATVGVIYMLKLGHMVDDKMHARSIGPYSLITQQPLGGKAQFGGQRFGEMEVWALEAYGASSTLREILTVKSDDVIGRAKTYEAIVKGESMPEPGLPESFNVLMHELKGLGLDLRLEE from the coding sequence ATGATAACAAATCAGACTGAAAGATTGAATTTTGCCTCTACAAAAAATATCCCGAACTATCCAGATTTTCTAGATGTTCAGGTAAAATCTTTTCAAGATTTTTTTCAATTAGAAACTAAATCTGATGAAAGAGGCAATGAAGGACTTTATAATACCTTCATGGAAAATTTTCCAATTACAGATACAAGAAATAACTTTGTATTGGAATTCCTGGACTACTTTGTAGATCCACCACGTTATACAATTCAAGAATGTATAGAAAGAGGTTTAACTCATAGCGTACCTTTAAAAGCAAGATTAAAACTGTATTGTACAGATCCAGAACACGAAGATTTTGAAACAATTGTACAGGATGTATATCTTGGAACAATTCCTTACATGACGCCTAGTGGTACCTTTGTTATCAATGGTGCTGAGCGTGTTGTAGTTTCTCAGTTACATAGATCTCCAGGGGTTTTCTTTGGACAGTCTTTTCATGCTAATGGAACAAAATTATATTCTGCAAGAGTAATTCCTTTTAAAGGATCTTGGATAGAATTCTCTACTGACATCAATAGCGTTATGTACGCTTATATCGATAGAAAGAAAAAATTACCTGTAACTACTTTATTCCGTGCTATCGGTTTCGAAAGAGATAAGGATATCCTTGAAATTTTCGACCTTGCTGAGGAAATTAAAGTTTCTAAAACAGGACTTAAAAAATATATCGGTAGAAAATTGGCTGCTCGTGTATTGAATACATGGCATGAAGATTTCGTAGATGAAGATACTGGTGAAGTAGTTTCTATCGAACGTAACGAGATTATCCTTGATAGAGATACCATTATCGACAAAGATAATGTGGAAGAAATCATCGATTCTAACGTTAAATCTATTTTGTTACATAAAGAAGATGCAAATCAAGCTGATTATGCGATCATTCATAATACGTTACAAAAAGATCCAACAAACTCTGAAAAAGAAGCCGTTGAGCATATCTACAGACAATTGCGTAATGCAGAACCGCCTGATGAAGAAACTGCTCGTGGTATTATTGATAAATTGTTCTTCTCTGACCAACGTTACAACTTAGGTGAAGTAGGTCGTTATAGAATGAACAAAAAACTTGGTTTAGATATCCCAATGGAAAAGCAAGTGCTTACCAAAGAAGATATCATAACTATCGTGAAGTATTTAATTGAATTGATAAATGCAAAAGCGGATATCGATGACATTGACCACTTATCAAACCGTCGTGTTAGAACAGTTGGAGAACAATTGTCTCAACAATTCGGTGTTGGTTTAGCACGTATGGCTAGAACTATTCGCGAGAGAATGAACGTTAGAGATAACGAGGTGTTTACACCAATTGATTTGATTAATGCTAAAACATTATCATCAGTTATCAACTCTTTCTTTGGAACGAACCAGTTGTCTCAATTTATGGATCAAACGAATCCATTAGCTGAGATTACACACAAAAGAAGATTATCTGCACTAGGACCAGGTGGACTTTCGAGAGAAAGAGCCGGATTTGAGGTTCGTGACGTTCACTATACGCACTACGGACGTTTATGTCCTATTGAAACGCCAGAGGGACCAAACATTGGTTTGATTTCATCTCTTGGAGTTTATGCTAAAGTAAACGGAATGGGATTCATTGAAACACCTTACCGTAAAGTAACTAATGGAGTAGTAGATTTAGATTCCACTCCAATTTACTTAAGTGCTGAAGAAGAAGAAGGAATGTTGATTGCACAAGCCAACATTGAAATGGATAATTCAGGTAAAATTATTGCTGAAAACGTAATTGCACGTCAAGAAGGTGATTTCCCTGTAATTGATCCAGCTAAAGTAGATTATACAGACGTAGCTCCTAACCAAATTGCTTCTATTTCGGCATCGTTGATTCCTTTCTTGGAACATGATGATGCGAATAGAGCCTTGATGGGATCTAACATGATGCGTCAGGCCGTACCATTGATTCGTCCTGAAGCTCCTATTGTTGGAACTGGTTTAGAGCGTCAAGTAGCTTCTGATTCCAGAGTTTTAATTAACGCTGAAGGTCATGGAGTTATTGAATATGTAGATGCAAATATCATCACTATCAAATACGACCGTTCTGAAGAAGAAAGAATGGTAAGTTTTGAATCTGATGAGAAAACATACAATTTAATTAAATTTAGAAAAACCAATCAAGGAACAAGTATCAACTTAAAACCTATCGTAAGAAAAGGGGATAGAGTGGTGCCTGGTCAAGTATTATCTGAAGGTTATGCTACTCAAAACGGGGAGCTAGCTTTAGGTCGTAACCTAAAAGTGGCGTTTATGCCATGGAAAGGATACAACTTTGAGGATGCGATTGTAATTTCTGAAAAAGTAGTTCGTGATGATATTTTTACCTCTATTCACGTTGATGATTATTCATTAGAAGTTAGAGATACTAAATTAGGTAACGAAGAACTTACAAATGATATACCAAACGTTTCTGAAGAAGCTACTAAAGATTTGGATGAAAATGGTATGATTAGAATTGGAGCCGAGGTGAAACCTGGAGACATTCTTATCGGTAAGATTACACCAAAAGGAGAATCAGATCCTACTCCAGAAGAGAAATTGCTTCGTGCAATTTTCGGGGATAAAGCAGGTGATGTAAAAGATGCTTCATTAAAAGCATCTCCATCTTTACACGGTGTAGTTCTTGACAAAAAATTATTTGCAAGAGCGGTAAAAGATAAACGCAAACGTACTCAAGATAAAGATGCTTTAGGCGCTTTAGAAATGGAATTCGAAGTTAAATTTGTTGAATTAAAAGACAGATTAGTAGAGAAACTGTTCTTGATCGTAAACGGTAAAACCTCTCAAGGTGTAATGAATGATTTGGGTGAAGAAGTTTTACCAAAAGGTAAAAAATACACTCAAAAAATGCTTTATGCAGTGGAAGATTTTGCTCACTTAAGCAAAGGTCAATGGGTAGCTGATGATGCAACTAATAAAATGGTGAATGATTTAATTCATAACTATAAAATTAAGTTGAACGACTTACAAGGAGCTTTAAGAAGAGAGAAATTCACCATTACTGTTGGAGATGAATTGCCATCAGGAATTTTGAAATTAGCTAAAGTTTATATCGCTAAGAAACGTAAGTTGAAAGTAGGGGATAAGATGGCAGGACGTCACGGTAACAAAGGTATTGTTGCTCGTATTGTTCGTCATGAAGATATGCCTTTCCTTGAAGACGGAACACCAGTTGATATTGTGTTGAATCCACTAGGGGTACCTTCACGTATGAACATTGGTCAAATTTATGAAACGGTATTAGGTTGGGCTGGAATGAACTTGGGTAGAAAATTTGCTACTCCAATTTTTGACGGTGCTTCTCTTGACCAAATTAATGAATTGACTGACGAAGCTGGAGTACCACGTTTTGGACATACCCATCTTTATGATGGTGGTACTGGAGAACGTTTCCATCAAGCGGCAACTGTGGGTGTAATTTACATGCTTAAATTAGGACACATGGTTGATGATAAGATGCACGCACGTTCTATCGGACCATACTCGTTGATTACACAACAGCCACTTGGAGGTAAAGCTCAATTTGGAGGTCAACGTTTTGGAGAGATGGAGGTTTGGGCACTTGAAGCTTATGGAGCATCAAGTACACTGAGAGAAATCTTAACAGTGAAATCGGATGATGTTATAGGTAGAGCTAAAACTTACGAAGCAATCGTAAAAGGTGAATCTATGCCAGAACCAGGATTGCCTGAATCGTTCAATGTATTAATGCATGAATTAAAAGGTCTTGGTTTAGATCTTAGATTAGAAGAATAA